In one Brevibacillus composti genomic region, the following are encoded:
- a CDS encoding universal stress protein, with translation MMPRILVPVDQTPQSMQAVKFALALAKQEDSLTLLHAIPPFSARFVVNQLGNKPVEEFQLEEAKEDLKSIEELVQASQVPCEMVIQFGEPPEVIAAHARDGYAAIVMGTHGYGRMTGFLMQSVSYPTIHDVDIPVFLVPEDAQVNEKWKTVLVAVDGSDHAKRATAQAIRLGKEQGARFILLTAVIPPASYAGVYGIGWEDAATLEEWGEQTLRPYRDMFEAAQVPYESKVLIGDPSMSIKDVAHESGADVIVLGHHGLGGVAGTLMGSVTFKVIHRTRTPLLIVK, from the coding sequence ATGATGCCAAGAATTTTGGTCCCGGTCGATCAAACGCCCCAATCCATGCAGGCCGTCAAGTTCGCGCTCGCACTGGCAAAGCAGGAGGACAGCCTTACCCTTCTCCACGCCATTCCTCCGTTCTCCGCGCGCTTTGTCGTCAATCAGCTGGGCAACAAGCCCGTCGAAGAGTTTCAGCTGGAAGAGGCCAAAGAGGATCTGAAGAGCATCGAGGAGCTCGTGCAGGCGAGCCAGGTGCCCTGTGAGATGGTCATTCAGTTTGGAGAGCCGCCTGAAGTCATTGCCGCCCATGCGCGCGACGGGTACGCGGCGATCGTCATGGGGACGCACGGCTATGGCCGGATGACCGGATTTTTGATGCAAAGCGTCAGCTATCCGACGATTCATGATGTGGATATCCCTGTCTTTTTGGTGCCGGAGGATGCCCAAGTCAACGAAAAATGGAAGACCGTCCTGGTCGCTGTAGACGGATCCGACCATGCCAAGCGGGCGACGGCCCAGGCCATCCGGCTGGGCAAAGAGCAGGGGGCCCGGTTCATCCTGCTGACCGCTGTGATTCCTCCTGCCAGCTATGCAGGCGTGTACGGCATCGGCTGGGAAGATGCGGCGACCCTGGAGGAATGGGGAGAACAGACGCTCCGTCCGTATCGGGACATGTTCGAGGCGGCGCAGGTTCCCTATGAGAGCAAAGTCCTGATCGGCGATCCATCGATGTCAATTAAGGATGTCGCCCATGAAAGCGGGGCCGATGTGATCGTGCTCGGTCATCACGGCTTGGGCGGCGTAGCGGGAACCCTGATGGGCAGCGTCACCTTTAAAGTCATCCACCGTACCCGCACGCCGCTGTTAATCGTCAAGTAA
- a CDS encoding fumarate hydratase, with protein sequence MDTWKQSILELITETSTNLPPDVRRAINDAKAKEDQGTRAALSLSTIAQNIKMAEDNVSPICQDTGMPTFEIKTPVGVNQLVIKKAIYEAVVEATKTGKLRPNSVDSLTGANSGDNLGPGTPVIHFEQWEEDEVEIKLILKGGGCENKNIQYSLPCELEGLGKAGRDLDGIRKCILHSVYQAQGQGCSAGFIGVGIGGDRTSGYALAKHQLFRRVDDVNPIPELAELEAYIMEKANELGIGTMGFGGASTLLGCKIGVENRLPASFFVSVAYNCWAFRRQGVRINPETGEIKRYLYKDEPVEMNLDAAAEQPAERREVVLQAPITEEQIRSLKVGDVVIINGIMHTGRDALHKYLMDHDCPVDLNGGVIYHCGPVMLKDEQGEWHVKAAGPTTSIREEPYQGDIIKKFGIRAVIGKGGMGAKTLKALGEHGAVYLNAIGGAAQYYADCIEKVEGVDFMEFGIPEAMWHLRVNGFAAIVTMDSHGNSLHADVEKSSLEKLAQFAEPVFK encoded by the coding sequence ATGGATACATGGAAGCAAAGTATTCTGGAGCTGATTACGGAGACCTCGACCAATCTCCCTCCAGATGTGCGCCGCGCCATCAATGACGCGAAAGCAAAAGAAGACCAGGGTACCCGTGCGGCCCTCTCGCTGTCTACCATCGCCCAAAATATCAAGATGGCGGAAGACAATGTATCGCCGATTTGCCAGGATACCGGTATGCCGACGTTTGAAATCAAAACGCCCGTAGGGGTGAATCAGCTCGTGATCAAAAAAGCGATCTACGAAGCTGTGGTAGAGGCGACCAAAACCGGCAAATTGCGTCCCAATTCGGTAGATTCGCTCACCGGAGCCAACAGCGGAGACAACCTGGGACCCGGAACGCCTGTCATTCACTTCGAGCAATGGGAAGAAGACGAAGTCGAAATCAAGCTGATCCTCAAAGGGGGCGGCTGTGAGAATAAAAATATCCAATACTCCCTCCCCTGTGAGCTGGAAGGGCTGGGCAAAGCAGGCCGCGATCTGGACGGCATTCGCAAATGCATCCTGCACTCCGTCTACCAAGCCCAAGGACAGGGCTGCAGCGCCGGCTTCATCGGCGTGGGCATCGGCGGCGACCGGACCTCCGGCTATGCGCTGGCCAAACACCAGCTGTTCCGCCGTGTCGATGATGTGAACCCGATTCCGGAGCTGGCTGAGCTGGAAGCGTACATCATGGAAAAAGCGAACGAGCTGGGCATCGGAACCATGGGCTTCGGCGGCGCATCCACCCTGCTCGGCTGCAAGATCGGCGTGGAAAACAGGCTGCCGGCCAGCTTCTTCGTCTCTGTGGCGTACAACTGCTGGGCGTTCCGCCGTCAAGGCGTCCGCATCAACCCGGAAACTGGCGAAATCAAGCGCTATCTCTACAAGGATGAACCGGTGGAGATGAATCTGGACGCTGCCGCCGAGCAGCCGGCAGAACGCCGTGAAGTAGTGCTGCAAGCGCCGATTACCGAGGAGCAGATCCGCAGCCTCAAGGTAGGCGACGTGGTGATCATTAACGGCATCATGCATACCGGCCGCGACGCCCTGCATAAATACCTGATGGACCACGACTGCCCGGTCGATCTGAACGGCGGCGTCATCTACCACTGCGGTCCGGTGATGCTGAAGGACGAACAGGGCGAGTGGCATGTCAAAGCGGCAGGACCGACCACGTCCATCCGCGAGGAGCCGTACCAAGGGGACATCATCAAAAAGTTCGGCATTCGCGCCGTGATCGGAAAAGGCGGCATGGGAGCCAAAACCCTGAAAGCGCTGGGCGAGCACGGGGCCGTGTACCTGAATGCGATCGGCGGAGCGGCGCAATACTACGCCGACTGCATTGAAAAGGTAGAAGGGGTAGACTTCATGGAATTCGGTATTCCGGAAGCGATGTGGCACCTGCGCGTAAACGGCTTTGCGGCGATCGTGACCATGGACTCTCACGGCAACAGCCTGCATGCCGACGTGGAAAAAAGCTCGCTGGAAAAACTGGCGCAGTTTGCAGAGCCGGTATTCAAATAA
- a CDS encoding DUF1385 domain-containing protein, with translation MVMGISFSRGVLFHDRHVLACAEVKDGVIEVWAEKITLRTIGKLWMRIFFSFPWYYQLFHAALLLYVAAALLSPEWAFLNPWWAAVYGAGFHFVFPRELKKFHGAEHKVFSYRGEKRLDAWEEIGRADIVNDGCSTNLVVCFFAAFLLAVPFVPLAFSVAAGFLGIVLGMTADRILRKYCGGLYRLSRFFQRHLTTKEPSRIHLETAIRSYRQFDYMRQKVREAKQAA, from the coding sequence ATGGTGATGGGAATCTCTTTTTCTCGCGGTGTTCTTTTTCACGACCGTCATGTGCTCGCCTGCGCCGAGGTCAAAGACGGCGTCATCGAGGTATGGGCGGAAAAAATCACCCTGCGGACCATCGGCAAGCTGTGGATGCGCATTTTTTTCTCCTTTCCCTGGTACTATCAGCTGTTTCATGCGGCTCTCCTGCTGTACGTGGCGGCGGCCCTCCTCTCTCCGGAGTGGGCCTTTCTCAATCCGTGGTGGGCGGCCGTATACGGGGCCGGATTTCACTTTGTCTTTCCCCGCGAACTGAAAAAATTCCACGGAGCCGAGCATAAAGTATTCAGCTACCGGGGTGAAAAACGGCTCGACGCCTGGGAAGAGATCGGCCGGGCGGATATTGTCAACGACGGCTGCTCGACCAATCTGGTCGTCTGCTTTTTTGCGGCGTTTTTGCTGGCGGTTCCCTTTGTTCCGTTAGCTTTCAGCGTGGCGGCCGGCTTTCTCGGCATCGTGCTCGGCATGACGGCAGATCGCATTCTGCGCAAATACTGCGGAGGGCTGTACCGCCTCTCCCGCTTCTTTCAGCGTCATCTTACGACAAAGGAGCCCAGCCGGATCCATCTGGAGACCGCGATCCGCTCCTACCGTCAGTTTGACTACATGCGCCAAAAGGTGCGTGAAGCCAAACAAGCCGCCTGA
- a CDS encoding HD-GYP domain-containing protein, with protein sequence MKYVSLEQVEPGDILGRSIYTSDGLTLLQTDVQLTVGMINKLRRYGVTMISIKDPHLQDVKTEEVLTETTRKDAIRNLSGAIQCVQAGKEVDVRGLQKSVNHIVDETLRNRRVLLNLGEIRTNDNALYIHSLNVCMMATVMGVGLGYSVNQLKELAIGSLLHDIGKVARDEGETSIYKQDSLESHHTWTGFNLLRKKHEMSIVSAHIALQHHEWVDGSGVPRGLTGGEIHDFGKIVAICNAYDNFISPFSTEEETLQPYEACERIMGLAEKRFDHAMVVHFLRTIAMYPTGTSLRLSTGEVGVVIDQNRGLPSRPVVRIIRKERAGHHRTGEDHEIRDVDLSEEPTIFITGILE encoded by the coding sequence ATGAAATATGTCAGCTTGGAACAAGTGGAGCCGGGAGATATCCTCGGCCGAAGCATTTACACAAGTGACGGACTGACCCTGCTGCAGACCGATGTGCAGCTCACCGTCGGAATGATCAATAAATTGCGCCGTTATGGCGTGACGATGATCAGCATCAAAGACCCGCATCTGCAGGATGTAAAAACAGAAGAGGTCCTGACCGAAACGACTCGAAAAGACGCCATTCGCAACCTCTCCGGGGCCATACAATGCGTTCAGGCCGGCAAAGAGGTGGATGTGCGCGGACTTCAGAAATCGGTGAACCATATCGTCGACGAGACCTTGCGGAATCGTCGCGTCCTTTTAAACCTGGGCGAAATTCGCACCAATGACAATGCGCTGTACATCCATTCTCTCAACGTGTGCATGATGGCGACCGTCATGGGAGTAGGCCTGGGGTATTCGGTAAACCAGCTCAAGGAATTGGCCATCGGCTCCCTGCTTCACGACATCGGCAAAGTGGCGCGGGACGAAGGGGAGACTTCGATCTACAAGCAGGACAGTCTGGAGAGCCATCATACCTGGACAGGCTTTAACCTTTTGCGGAAAAAACACGAGATGAGCATCGTATCCGCGCATATCGCGCTGCAGCATCACGAGTGGGTCGATGGGAGCGGAGTCCCGCGCGGACTGACCGGAGGGGAGATTCACGACTTCGGAAAAATCGTCGCCATTTGCAATGCGTATGACAATTTCATTTCGCCGTTTTCGACAGAAGAGGAGACGCTTCAGCCGTACGAGGCATGCGAGCGCATCATGGGCCTTGCGGAAAAACGTTTTGACCACGCGATGGTGGTTCACTTTTTGCGGACGATTGCGATGTACCCGACGGGCACCTCGCTGCGATTGAGCACCGGCGAAGTGGGCGTTGTCATCGATCAGAACAGGGGCCTGCCCTCCCGTCCCGTGGTGCGGATCATCCGCAAAGAGAGAGCCGGCCATCACCGTACAGGAGAGGACCATGAGATTCGCGACGTGGATTTAAGCGAAGAGCCAACCATTTTTATCACAGGCATCTTGGAGTAA
- the yfkAB gene encoding radical SAM/CxCxxxxC motif protein YfkAB encodes MIRMVPTTPLTPSHDPWEPLFHATPPAYKLTSVEFTVTNLCNLRCEHCAVGDTLRFKDDPALPIETILRRLDEAQDLATLSITGGEPMYSERTVKEFILPLLRYAADRGLRTQINSNLTMPFSRYELILPYIDVMHMSWNWASPEEFHTIVYAKSRQTVSAKQAEQQFRAIWETAGKLAQSGVFVSAETMLNKRTFHQLPTLHRQIQEMGCLRHEVHPMYASDFARDLEVLTLPELRQAIHELLDVRNEELWMLFGTLPFFACSPLAEDRELIQRLRRAKNVTVRNDPDGRNRLNVNIFTGDVIVTDFGDVAPLGNVQTDRLDAMFTAWQKHPLNQNINCFCPAAACAGPNLLVANTYYPGENFTKRKALV; translated from the coding sequence ATGATCCGCATGGTACCAACTACACCGCTAACACCGAGTCACGACCCGTGGGAGCCATTGTTTCACGCGACTCCGCCTGCATACAAGCTGACCAGTGTGGAATTTACCGTCACCAACCTGTGCAATCTCCGCTGCGAGCACTGTGCAGTAGGCGACACGCTGCGATTCAAAGACGATCCGGCACTGCCGATTGAGACGATCCTGCGTCGTCTGGATGAAGCGCAAGACCTCGCTACCCTCAGTATAACAGGCGGGGAACCCATGTACAGTGAACGAACCGTCAAAGAGTTTATCCTGCCGCTCCTGCGCTATGCCGCAGACCGGGGGCTTCGCACCCAGATCAACTCCAATCTGACGATGCCCTTCTCCCGATATGAGCTGATCCTGCCCTATATAGATGTCATGCATATGTCCTGGAACTGGGCCTCGCCCGAGGAGTTCCATACCATTGTTTACGCAAAGAGCAGGCAAACGGTTTCGGCCAAACAGGCGGAGCAGCAGTTTCGCGCGATCTGGGAAACGGCCGGAAAATTGGCGCAATCCGGCGTATTTGTTTCCGCGGAAACCATGTTAAACAAGCGAACCTTCCACCAATTGCCAACCCTTCACCGGCAGATTCAGGAGATGGGCTGTCTGCGCCATGAGGTTCATCCGATGTACGCCAGCGATTTTGCCCGCGATCTGGAGGTGCTTACCCTGCCAGAGCTGCGCCAAGCGATTCATGAACTGCTCGATGTGCGAAATGAAGAGCTGTGGATGCTGTTTGGCACCCTGCCGTTTTTTGCTTGCAGCCCGCTTGCGGAAGATCGGGAGTTGATCCAGCGATTGCGCCGGGCAAAGAATGTCACGGTGAGAAACGACCCGGACGGGCGCAATCGGCTTAACGTAAATATCTTTACCGGCGATGTCATCGTGACGGATTTCGGCGATGTCGCTCCGCTGGGCAATGTCCAGACAGACCGTTTGGACGCGATGTTTACCGCCTGGCAAAAACATCCGCTCAACCAAAACATCAACTGCTTCTGCCCGGCTGCCGCATGTGCCGGCCCCAATCTGCTGGTTGCCAACACCTACTATCCGGGTGAAAACTTCACCAAGCGAAAAGCGCTGGTCTAA
- a CDS encoding gamma carbonic anhydrase, translating to MLLLPFENHVPRIHESVFLAKGAVVSGDVEIGEDSTIWYNTVIRGDIAPTIIGRRVSVQDNSTLHQSPGNPLILEDEVTVGHNVVLHSCIIRRGALIGMGSIILDGAEIGEEALVGAGALVPPGMKVPPRTLVVGSPAKVKRELTEEDFKEFRRIRQSYVDKGKLYRKLEEEPLTRS from the coding sequence ATGCTGCTTCTGCCTTTTGAAAATCACGTTCCCCGCATTCACGAGTCGGTCTTTTTGGCAAAAGGGGCCGTCGTCTCCGGTGATGTGGAGATCGGCGAAGATTCGACAATTTGGTACAACACCGTCATTCGCGGGGATATCGCCCCTACCATTATCGGCCGCCGAGTCAGCGTGCAGGACAACAGCACGCTGCATCAAAGCCCGGGCAATCCGCTGATCCTGGAGGATGAGGTCACCGTCGGACATAATGTCGTCCTGCACAGCTGCATTATTCGCCGTGGCGCTTTGATCGGCATGGGCTCCATCATCCTGGACGGCGCGGAGATCGGCGAGGAAGCGCTGGTCGGTGCAGGCGCGCTGGTGCCGCCGGGCATGAAAGTGCCGCCGCGCACGCTGGTCGTCGGCTCCCCAGCCAAAGTAAAACGGGAATTGACGGAAGAAGACTTCAAAGAATTCAGGCGCATCCGCCAATCTTATGTGGACAAAGGAAAACTGTATCGCAAGTTGGAAGAAGAACCGCTCACCCGCAGTTGA
- a CDS encoding alpha/beta-type small acid-soluble spore protein, whose amino-acid sequence MSRRRRRPLVPGAQAGLDRLKAQVAGVREPDEAKYEIAQELEVPLQKGYNGQLTSHDAGRIGGHLGGHMVKELVRMAMEQLPRK is encoded by the coding sequence ATGAGCAGAAGGAGAAGAAGGCCTCTCGTCCCCGGGGCACAGGCCGGACTGGACCGACTGAAGGCACAGGTGGCCGGGGTCCGGGAGCCGGACGAGGCCAAGTACGAGATCGCCCAAGAGCTGGAGGTGCCCTTGCAGAAAGGGTACAACGGACAGCTTACCTCCCATGATGCTGGCCGGATCGGCGGCCATCTCGGGGGCCATATGGTGAAAGAGCTGGTTCGCATGGCGATGGAGCAGCTCCCCCGCAAATAG
- a CDS encoding LysM peptidoglycan-binding domain-containing protein — protein sequence MNYVVQPGDTLNAIAARFGVPVQELIRVNNIPAPYYIYIGQNIYVPIRPPVPTPPPTTDIDRRIRRLDERMDRAERNIRDLDRRVDRLEQRVTRLEARPRPRTT from the coding sequence GTGAATTACGTAGTCCAACCCGGGGATACATTAAACGCCATTGCCGCCCGCTTTGGTGTACCGGTTCAAGAATTGATACGCGTCAATAACATTCCTGCTCCGTATTACATTTACATCGGGCAAAACATCTACGTCCCGATCAGACCGCCTGTGCCGACACCGCCCCCGACGACGGATATAGACCGCCGCATCCGCCGTCTCGATGAGCGGATGGACCGTGCAGAGCGCAACATCCGTGACCTGGATCGCAGAGTCGATCGGCTGGAGCAGCGCGTGACGCGTCTTGAGGCACGGCCGCGGCCGCGCACCACGTAA
- the asnB gene encoding asparagine synthase (glutamine-hydrolyzing): MCGITGWIDWERDVQSEPALVEAMTKALTDRGPDEAGIWFSPSKHAAFGHRRLIVVDPAGGRQPMTRRRDDGTAYTLVYNGELYNTADLRQELIGRGHRFRSHSDTEVLLAAYMEWGADCLHKLNGIFAFAVWEEKAQRLFLARDRLGVKPLFFAQRKSAFLFGSELKALLAHPLVEPEVGKEGLAEIFVLGPSRTPGHGVFQNVWELRPGYHLTVTRDGVREQKYWGLVSHPHEDDLSRTALAIRELLYDSIARQLISDVPIGTLLSGGLDSSAITAIAAAVFAEEGRGTLRTYSVDYADNDRHFQTSEYQPGDDAPYVRLIADRFGTKHQTVLLENTALTDALRAALQARDLPGMADVDSSLYLFCREIKKETTVVLSGECADEMFGGYPWFYRGEIPGQRSFPWLQATSERAAWLSPEMREWIKPEAYLKRRYEEALDEVPRMPGENPAEARQRELFFLNLTRFMSTLLDRKDRMSMAAGLEARVPFCDHRLIQYVWNIPWEMKNTGNREKGILRLALEGILPEEVLYRKKSPYPKTHHPAYTEAARSWLLGVLDDPDSPLRPLIDVTAVKRFAQGEAPASGKPYFGQLMGGPQMFAYLASIDLWMRTYKVTVTS; this comes from the coding sequence ATGTGCGGAATTACCGGATGGATCGACTGGGAGCGGGATGTCCAAAGCGAGCCCGCCCTCGTGGAAGCCATGACAAAAGCATTGACAGATCGGGGACCGGATGAAGCGGGGATCTGGTTCTCCCCCTCCAAGCACGCAGCCTTTGGTCATCGCCGCCTGATCGTCGTGGATCCCGCAGGAGGCAGGCAGCCGATGACGAGGCGGCGGGATGACGGAACAGCGTATACGCTCGTCTACAACGGTGAATTGTACAATACCGCCGATCTGCGCCAGGAATTGATCGGCCGCGGCCACCGCTTCCGCTCCCACTCCGATACGGAAGTATTGCTCGCCGCCTACATGGAGTGGGGGGCCGATTGCCTGCATAAGCTAAACGGCATCTTCGCCTTTGCCGTCTGGGAGGAAAAAGCGCAGCGACTCTTTCTGGCCCGTGATCGCCTGGGCGTCAAACCGCTTTTTTTCGCGCAACGGAAGAGTGCCTTTCTCTTTGGGTCGGAGCTGAAAGCACTGCTGGCCCATCCGCTGGTTGAGCCTGAGGTCGGCAAGGAAGGACTGGCGGAAATCTTCGTACTCGGCCCTTCCCGCACGCCGGGTCACGGGGTTTTTCAAAATGTGTGGGAACTTCGCCCGGGCTATCATCTGACAGTCACGCGCGATGGCGTGCGGGAGCAGAAATACTGGGGACTCGTCAGCCACCCGCATGAGGATGATCTCAGCCGGACGGCTTTGGCCATCCGCGAGCTGCTCTATGACTCCATCGCCCGGCAGCTCATATCCGATGTACCGATCGGCACCCTGCTCTCCGGAGGGCTGGACTCCAGTGCGATCACGGCCATCGCTGCGGCTGTCTTTGCGGAGGAAGGACGCGGCACGCTGCGCACCTATTCAGTCGACTACGCAGACAACGACCGCCATTTTCAGACGAGCGAGTACCAGCCGGGCGACGACGCTCCCTACGTCCGGCTGATAGCGGATCGCTTCGGCACGAAGCATCAAACGGTCCTGCTGGAGAATACGGCCTTGACCGATGCGCTGCGCGCCGCTCTTCAGGCCCGTGACCTGCCCGGGATGGCCGACGTGGATAGTTCGCTGTATCTGTTCTGCCGAGAGATCAAAAAGGAGACGACCGTCGTCCTGTCCGGGGAATGCGCGGATGAGATGTTCGGCGGATACCCCTGGTTTTACCGTGGGGAGATTCCGGGCCAGCGGTCTTTTCCCTGGCTGCAAGCCACCAGCGAGCGGGCGGCCTGGCTGTCCCCCGAGATGAGGGAATGGATCAAGCCGGAGGCGTACCTCAAACGGCGCTATGAAGAGGCGCTGGACGAAGTGCCCCGGATGCCCGGCGAGAATCCCGCCGAAGCGCGGCAGCGCGAACTGTTTTTCCTCAATCTCACGCGGTTCATGAGCACACTGCTGGATCGGAAGGACCGCATGAGCATGGCCGCCGGTCTCGAGGCCCGGGTCCCTTTTTGCGATCACCGGCTGATCCAATACGTCTGGAACATCCCGTGGGAGATGAAAAACACAGGCAATCGGGAAAAAGGCATTCTGCGGCTGGCTCTGGAGGGAATTCTCCCGGAAGAGGTCCTGTACCGAAAAAAAAGCCCCTACCCCAAGACGCATCATCCCGCCTACACGGAAGCGGCTCGCTCCTGGCTGCTCGGAGTGCTGGACGACCCGGACTCTCCGCTCCGGCCATTGATCGACGTTACGGCCGTGAAGCGTTTTGCTCAGGGGGAAGCGCCGGCATCCGGCAAGCCTTATTTTGGACAGCTGATGGGCGGCCCGCAGATGTTTGCCTATTTGGCCTCCATCGATCTGTGGATGCGGACCTACAAGGTCACCGTCACTTCCTGA
- a CDS encoding deoxyribonuclease IV: protein MRIGCHISIRNGYLGAARTAYAIGANAFQYFPKNPRSMGIKDFDKKDAEACRRFSRDHGLRSIAHTAYPINLCAAEAELYELTVRHLRNDLEIAEACGSLGVVVHFGHFKGPDPLEGYKRIIQMLNELLADWSGQAKILLENNAGVGGRMGTTIEELLQVRSLLAAPEKVGFCLDTCHAFASGLWRGDNWDEVAERMRSSGYLALLGAVHLNDSVYPCCSCRDRHAPIGRGEIGAEAIARFLQTPELADLPIILETPAPADGGHQQEIALVRQLAQTEDTRLPVEK, encoded by the coding sequence GTGCGCATCGGCTGCCATATCAGCATCCGAAACGGTTATCTGGGAGCCGCCCGGACTGCCTATGCCATCGGAGCCAATGCCTTTCAGTATTTTCCTAAAAATCCGCGCAGCATGGGCATCAAGGACTTTGACAAAAAGGATGCGGAGGCTTGCCGCCGCTTCAGCCGGGATCACGGACTCCGTTCCATCGCACATACTGCCTATCCGATCAATCTCTGCGCGGCGGAGGCGGAGCTGTATGAATTGACGGTCAGACATCTGCGCAATGACCTGGAGATCGCGGAAGCATGCGGATCGCTCGGTGTCGTCGTCCATTTTGGACACTTCAAAGGGCCGGATCCGCTGGAAGGGTACAAGCGGATAATCCAGATGCTGAACGAGCTTTTGGCGGACTGGAGCGGCCAAGCCAAGATCCTGCTGGAGAACAACGCCGGAGTGGGCGGACGGATGGGGACCACCATCGAGGAGCTGCTGCAGGTGCGCTCGCTGCTCGCGGCACCGGAGAAAGTCGGCTTCTGTCTGGACACCTGCCACGCCTTCGCCAGCGGACTGTGGCGCGGGGACAATTGGGACGAGGTGGCGGAGCGGATGAGAAGCAGCGGCTATTTGGCCTTGCTGGGAGCGGTTCATCTGAATGACTCCGTCTACCCGTGCTGTTCCTGCCGTGACCGCCATGCCCCGATCGGCAGGGGAGAGATCGGGGCGGAAGCCATCGCCCGTTTCTTGCAGACGCCCGAGCTGGCCGATCTGCCGATCATCCTGGAGACGCCTGCTCCGGCAGACGGCGGCCATCAACAGGAAATCGCTCTCGTCCGGCAGCTGGCGCAGACCGAGGACACACGTCTGCCTGTGGAAAAATGA